The Pseudomonadota bacterium genome includes a window with the following:
- a CDS encoding sugar transferase: protein MKRYFDAVIAFTLHFVLCLPAVFIAVLIKLTSKGPVLYWSDRVGRDNSIFKMPKFRTMRIDTPDVATHLLENPDKYLTPIGPFLRKLSLDEFPQLWSVLIGDMSFVGPRPALYNQDDLVELRTKKGVHKLVPGITGWAQINGRDELPIPIKVGYDEYYLKNQSFYFDLKIIWLTLYKVIKTEGVNH, encoded by the coding sequence ATGAAACGGTACTTTGATGCTGTAATTGCGTTCACTCTGCATTTTGTCCTGTGCCTGCCTGCGGTCTTCATCGCAGTGTTGATCAAACTAACTTCAAAAGGACCTGTACTATACTGGTCAGACCGCGTAGGGCGCGATAACAGCATCTTTAAGATGCCGAAATTCAGGACTATGCGGATAGATACACCGGATGTTGCTACACATCTTCTGGAGAATCCTGATAAATATCTTACACCTATCGGGCCTTTTCTGCGAAAGTTAAGTCTGGATGAATTTCCACAGTTATGGAGTGTACTTATCGGAGATATGAGTTTTGTGGGACCACGACCTGCCTTATATAACCAGGATGACCTTGTTGAATTAAGAACTAAAAAGGGTGTTCATAAACTTGTACCAGGTATTACCGGATGGGCGCAAATTAATGGAAGAGATGAATTGCCTATTCCAATAAAAGTAGGATATGATGAGTATTATCTTAAGAATCAATCCTTTTATTTTGATCTTAAAATAATATGGCTGACACTTTATAAAGTTATAAAAACAGAAGGGGTTAATCACTAA
- a CDS encoding SDR family NAD(P)-dependent oxidoreductase, whose translation MNNVLVTGANGCIGNVLVRILVNSSYEVTALALDKSDTDKIKNIENLKIVFGDICDRKSMEEIFAAANFNIVVHLAGIVHNPEATLEECMEVNCRATCDLFDLSQSYGTEQFIFVSSVAVYGEEVESVLDEGSLVDPRTPYAVSKLKAEEYIKNSHDCTTKYTIIQPTTVYGKYDRGNINKLVSVAKRGFVPIFGNGNNLKSFVYVDNLAEGILKVICNEMSYNQTFILSDSEPYSMNQTIKAIEGAMGKRVVSIRFPIGAVILALKLFNRITRIFGKKVFLSISSLKKLVTNTIFDISKARRILNYEPRYTLSDGLLKAYGAHSDENGIK comes from the coding sequence ATGAATAATGTTCTCGTGACTGGAGCTAACGGTTGTATAGGCAACGTATTAGTAAGAATTTTAGTGAATTCCAGTTACGAAGTTACAGCATTGGCATTGGATAAAAGCGATACAGACAAGATTAAAAACATTGAAAATTTAAAAATTGTATTTGGAGATATTTGTGACAGAAAGAGCATGGAGGAAATATTTGCTGCCGCCAATTTTAATATAGTGGTTCATCTGGCCGGGATTGTCCATAATCCTGAAGCGACTCTTGAAGAGTGCATGGAAGTGAATTGCAGAGCTACTTGTGATTTATTTGATCTTTCGCAGAGTTATGGCACAGAACAATTCATTTTTGTAAGCAGCGTTGCGGTATATGGGGAGGAGGTAGAAAGTGTTCTGGATGAAGGTTCTTTGGTTGATCCGCGGACTCCTTATGCTGTTTCGAAGCTTAAAGCTGAAGAATATATAAAAAATAGTCATGATTGCACAACAAAATACACGATTATTCAGCCCACTACGGTTTACGGAAAATACGACAGAGGGAACATCAATAAACTGGTCAGCGTTGCGAAAAGAGGCTTTGTACCAATCTTCGGCAATGGAAATAATTTAAAAAGTTTTGTATATGTTGACAATTTAGCCGAAGGAATCTTAAAAGTTATTTGTAATGAGATGTCATACAATCAGACTTTTATCTTAAGCGACAGCGAACCATATTCGATGAATCAAACCATTAAAGCCATTGAAGGCGCAATGGGCAAGAGAGTTGTGTCTATACGTTTTCCAATCGGTGCAGTAATCCTAGCATTAAAGTTGTTTAATAGAATAACGAGGATTTTTGGCAAGAAAGTTTTTCTTAGTATTTCATCGCTGAAAAAACTTGTCACTAACACCATTTTTGACATTTCTAAAGCCAGAAGAATTTTGAACTACGAGCCTCGATACACCCTCTCCGATGGATTACTAAAGGCGTACGGTGCGCATAGTGATGAAAACGGCATAAAATGA